One part of the Vicia villosa cultivar HV-30 ecotype Madison, WI linkage group LG6, Vvil1.0, whole genome shotgun sequence genome encodes these proteins:
- the LOC131614030 gene encoding protein MAIN-LIKE 1-like produces the protein MRTLGPDGRPHSRRRHDEAGPSNPPQEPAQPPPEPPQPVGYPGGPSDLSLLVRYQDHVARRLWYGQERGPKKELKVAGHGTKLQERVPMNLPPEMEAIVNESGLASLQRTSLTKIDVNLVSAFVERWHVETSSFHMSFGEMTITLDDVTCLLHLPIGGMFWYPNEHVTEEVAVDLGCELLGVGRRAMAEHVRSCRGAYYSLQWLYDRFVEYRAAGSWDFATRAYLMMLVGSTIFADKTFTLVEARYLPLFRDLRGLSHYSWASAALVTLYRHLGDTSMFSCKQFGGYPTLIQCWIHEYFPTLGRKGENWRPSENLGLPRAMRLSYMQGAIKVDAYRPILDELTPIDVIWRPFEDHRPHRAFNELSLYRGFLVWGELHVLYLPDRCLRQFGYCQYIPPAPPADTLSNDEIAVEWIAYVQSVTNVIRDTQPVGYPHETVDGYLEWYYRVSHPQVVPPPPSARREVAVPVFEAGPADPDWARASTLVHRYLRQVVAEEDDVTYADLFEVLRIAREH, from the exons ATGCGTACATTAGGACCTGACGGGAGACCACATTCCCGCCGCCGCCACGACGAAGCTGGTCCCTCTAACCCACCTCAAGAGCCAGCACAGCCGCCTCCGGAGCCACCGCAGCCAGTTGGATATCCTGGTGGACCATCAGATCTATCTTTACTTGTTCGTTACCAAGACCATGTCGCTCGCCGTTTGTGGTACGGACAG GAAAGAGGTCCTAAAAAGGAGCTTAAAGTCGCAGGACATGGGACAAAGCTCCAGGAAAGAGTGCCTATGAACCTCCCACCAGAGATGGAGGCTATTGTGAATGAGTCAGGTCTGGCTTCTCTTCAGAGAACTAGTCTGACCAAGATAGATGTTAACCTCGTCTCAGCATTTGTGGAGAGGTGGCATGTTGAGACATCGTCATTTCACATGTCATTTGGTGAGATGACAATTACATTGGATGATGTTACCTGCCTGCTGCATTTACCTATTGGGGGTATGTTTTGGTATCCTAATGAGCACGTCACAGAGGAGGTGGCGGTTGATCTTGGCTGCGAGTTATTGGGAGTGGGTAGACGTGCCATGGCTGAGCATGTGCGTTCATGCAGGGGAGCTTATTACTCACTGCAGTGGTTGTACGACAGATTTGTGGAGTACCGTGCTGCTGGTAGTTGGGACTTCGCGACCAGGGcatatttgatgatgttggtaggtTCTACCATTTTTGCAGATAAGACATTTACTTTGGTTGAGGCCCGGTATTTGCCACTATTTAGAGACCTACGTGGGCTCAGTCACTACAGTTGGGCATCTGCTGCCCTGGTCACTCTTTATCGCCACCTTGGTGATACATCTATGTTTAGTTGCAAGCAGTTCGGTGGATATCCTACTCTGATTCAG TGTTGGATACATGAGTACTTTCCTACACTGGGAAGGAAAGGAGAAAATTGGCGGCCATCTGAGAACCTTGGGCTTCCGCGGGCGATGAGATTGTCCTACATGCAAGGAGCCATCAAGGTGGATGCGTATAGACCGATATTGGACGAGCTGACACCTATAGATGTCATATGGCGCCCATTTGAGGATCATAGACCTCATCGAGCTTTTAACGAGTTATCTCTGTACAGAGGTTTTCTCGTTTGGGGTGAGTTACATGTGCTATACTTACCTGACAGGTGTCTTCGGCAGTTTGGTTATTGTCAGTATATTCCGCCTGCACCTCCTGCTGATACGCTCAGCAATGATGAGATTGCTGTGGAGTGGATTGCTTATGTCCAGAGCGTGACAAATGTGATTAGAGATACACAGCCAGTGGGATACCCTCATGAGACAGTTGATGGATATTTAGAGTGGTATTACCGCGTTTCGCATCCTCAGGTGGTGCCTCCCCCACCTAGTGCGCGTAGAGAGGTTGCAGTTCCTGTCTTTGAGGCAGGACCAGCTGATCCGGATTGGGCTCGTGCCTCCACATTGGTGCACCGTTATCTCCGGCAGGTAGTGGCAGAGGAGGATGATGTCACATATGCTGATTTATTTGAGGTGTTACGCATCGCCCGTGAGCATTGA
- the LOC131611795 gene encoding embryo-specific protein ATS3A-like, with the protein MKLVKNNKGYFLFSCVILHVIVAGCESLEAPLQKKNCTYVITIETTCTWGAETSNHVSLRFGDTNSSEILVRTLNSKHLRQVDPLEPEVLDDIPRKPFQACVVDEFVVTAPCVESPICYLYLKLVGNDDWRPGFAQVEVLEGSHLSSNNFYFRRYLPRLVWHGLDACDSEVSPFGFKKKRKVHVENP; encoded by the exons ATGAAGCTGGTGAAGAACAATAAAGGGTATTTCCTCTTTTCTTGTGTGATTTTGCATGTTATTGTAGCTGGATGTGAGAGTCTAGAAGCACCACTACAAAAG AAAAATTGCACCTATGTCATCACAATAGAAACCACATGTACATGGGGAGCTGAAACATCAAATCATGTGAGCCTAAGATTTGGAGACACAAACTCAAGTGAAATATTGGTTAGAACCCTAAATTCCAAGCATCTAAGACAAGTTGATCCGTTGGAGCCTGAGGTACTTGATGACATTCCAAGAAAACCATTTCAAGCATGTGTGGTCGATGAGTTTGTCGTCACGGCACCGTGTGTTGAGTCCCCCATCTGTTACTTGTACCTCAAGTTAGTCGGGAACGATGATTGGCGGCCGGGATTTGCTCAGGTTGAGGTGCTTGAGGGCTCTCACCTTAGCtccaataatttttattttcgaaGGTATTTGCCTAGGCTAGTTTGGCATGGTTTGGATGCATGTGATAGTGAGGTTAGTCCTTTTGGTTtcaagaagaagagaaaggttcATGTGGAGAATCCATGA
- the LOC131614028 gene encoding uncharacterized protein LOC131614028 — protein sequence MSLYNFMVDTIVYYTGTKDPMKLPIPEDCERLEALKSLVNEALPETDNRLVSKISYRENWSIDVDGRISYNVVELKCDNDMKDMWKSHRRKITKGPIEFEVNLTRSAEDVLKMLVRPESSARV from the coding sequence atgtctcTTTATAATTTTATGGTTGACACAATTGTTTACTATACGGGAACTAAGGATCCCATGAAGCTTCCAATACCTGAGGATTGCGAGAGACTTGAGGCACTGAAAAGTTTGGTGAATGAAGCATTGCCAGAAACTGATAACCGACTTGTGAGTAAAATCTCGTATCGTGAAAATTGGAGCATAGACGTTGATGGAAGGATAAGTTATAATGTTGTGGAGTTGAAGTGCGATAACGATATGAAAGACATGTGGAAATCACACCGCCGTAAGATAACTAAGGGACCGATCGAGTTTGAGGTGAACCTAACAAGGTCTGCTGAGGATGTTCTGAAGATGCTGGTTCGTCCAGAATCGTCTGCAAGAGTCTAA